One Burkholderia thailandensis E264 genomic window carries:
- the tssM gene encoding type VI secretion system membrane subunit TssM, which yields MIRTSLRVFAAILIAILIWWVGPLFAFGIYHPLGPVWVREILVALVLIWGFWPTLARLWARLAMSPRQVKVAPKTKQLDFVDKHLRNLDQQLKERWRKEPRGRWKRWVGTLTREHRAMLPWYLVLGSEGSGKTSLVAKAVSVSGSLQDRVLGSDATYGRGDDFNFRITREAVWFDVGGRWSLRAGADEAEFDAWRKLLRGMRRLRKGAPISGVVLCVDGLDMVDAPLDARKRLADSVRARLEEMREAFGQQVQVYVALNGLDRLDGAVSTLSLLDASKWAKGVGFSLPDDGAEADAARADANWQHALQGLQQRVQQQVLYSAPAATEVSMNHAQLRFVETLSRLQKALVAWLHVALAPGEPHTAARLRGVWLGSMAELAEAHPAGVGSSELPVPSRPLSELWTPLIRQVSLERDAVRPSGPKSWRGRLGEALRWGAVPLVALSLLLWFGWGYVTERDYLDGVWAQFTEAKRLAQAEASYGNDGGSALIEIANQMRYAQLQAEDAAQGMATPYFEHGLVAETARETYYRHLQKMLMPELYNEVRRTLVSQVDGTPGDIYQTLKVYLMLCRPDRRSADDVVRWLDGRWDALSGGQYSDDDRRSLLGHVRTLMSLKNVPATPEDANLVRSARAKAAQIPLVTRVLQHIHAQGLPQQVNDISLSRAAGFEASMSLRMRSNVPSTDTAVSGWFTRAGYTDVFLPRLQKSARAMLEEESWVLRDETLSGNSFQIDGLVQKLADSARNQFLQDYISAWQNFLNDVTVRGVTGLDDASQLAAAMMEAQSPLANLLRFAARETTLTGASDEGNIDSWIDRQKYRFEKGRRQIVGELSGQHYRTVLLPEHVVEEHFQAIRQLAAQLNRNNTIANNPLSRLFEPLYRQLGLVNGALQAGQVLPAQYDAFSRLKETAARQPEPVRGIMLDLVSSGSTMTTRESGALLNRGAAGATKMVCDQGFTGRYPMRRNAQADAGVEDFERLFSAQGLMATYFRDHLAAYVDTSAKPWQALRSNGGPNGMVSQSVLNSYETADRIRGAMLDDSGHLRVSTVLRFIDMDSQLSEAQLSVAGQTVRFAHGVTSPHRVDWTNQNTQLAIKLQLKSVDGRMTTLQFDGPWALFRFFDAGQAVGGTGTADRRERLYQTSLGTVRIEWQALTLPSPIWSGILQSFRCPS from the coding sequence ATGATCCGCACGAGCTTGAGAGTATTCGCGGCGATTCTGATCGCGATCCTGATCTGGTGGGTGGGGCCGCTCTTCGCGTTCGGCATCTATCACCCGCTCGGCCCCGTGTGGGTGCGCGAGATCCTCGTCGCGCTCGTGCTGATCTGGGGCTTCTGGCCGACGCTCGCGCGGCTCTGGGCGCGGCTCGCGATGAGCCCGCGGCAGGTGAAGGTCGCGCCGAAGACGAAGCAGCTCGATTTCGTCGACAAGCATCTGCGCAACCTCGACCAGCAGTTGAAGGAACGCTGGCGCAAGGAGCCGCGCGGCCGCTGGAAGCGCTGGGTCGGCACGCTCACGCGCGAGCATCGCGCGATGCTGCCGTGGTATCTGGTGCTCGGCTCCGAGGGCAGCGGCAAGACGAGCCTCGTCGCGAAGGCGGTCAGCGTGTCCGGCTCGCTGCAGGATCGCGTACTCGGCTCGGACGCGACCTACGGGCGCGGCGACGACTTCAACTTCCGGATCACGCGCGAGGCCGTGTGGTTCGACGTCGGCGGCCGCTGGAGCCTGCGTGCGGGCGCGGACGAGGCCGAGTTCGACGCGTGGCGCAAGCTGCTGCGCGGGATGAGGCGGCTGCGCAAGGGCGCCCCGATCAGCGGCGTCGTGCTGTGCGTCGACGGCCTCGACATGGTCGATGCGCCGCTCGACGCGCGCAAGCGCCTGGCCGATTCGGTGCGCGCGCGGCTCGAGGAAATGCGCGAGGCGTTCGGCCAGCAGGTGCAGGTGTATGTCGCGCTGAACGGGCTCGACCGGCTCGACGGCGCGGTGTCGACGCTGTCGCTGCTCGACGCGTCGAAGTGGGCGAAGGGCGTCGGCTTCAGCCTGCCCGACGACGGCGCGGAAGCCGACGCGGCGCGCGCGGACGCGAACTGGCAGCACGCGCTGCAAGGGCTGCAGCAGCGTGTGCAGCAGCAAGTGCTGTATTCGGCGCCGGCCGCGACCGAGGTGTCGATGAACCACGCGCAACTGCGCTTCGTCGAGACGCTCAGCCGGCTGCAGAAGGCGCTCGTCGCGTGGCTGCACGTCGCGCTCGCGCCGGGCGAGCCGCACACGGCCGCGCGGCTGCGCGGCGTGTGGCTCGGTTCGATGGCCGAGCTCGCGGAGGCGCATCCGGCGGGCGTCGGCTCGTCGGAGCTTCCCGTGCCGTCCCGGCCGCTCAGCGAGCTGTGGACGCCGCTCATCCGGCAGGTGTCGCTCGAGCGCGATGCGGTGCGCCCGAGCGGCCCGAAGTCGTGGCGCGGCCGCCTGGGCGAGGCGCTGCGATGGGGCGCGGTGCCCCTCGTCGCGCTGAGCCTCCTGCTGTGGTTCGGCTGGGGCTACGTCACCGAGCGCGATTATCTGGACGGCGTGTGGGCGCAGTTCACCGAGGCGAAGCGGCTCGCGCAGGCCGAGGCGTCCTACGGCAACGACGGCGGCTCGGCGCTCATCGAGATCGCGAACCAGATGCGCTACGCGCAGTTGCAGGCCGAGGACGCCGCGCAGGGGATGGCCACGCCGTACTTCGAGCACGGGCTCGTCGCCGAGACCGCGCGCGAGACCTACTACCGGCACTTACAGAAGATGCTGATGCCGGAGCTGTACAACGAGGTGCGGCGCACGCTCGTGTCGCAGGTCGACGGCACCCCGGGCGACATCTATCAGACGCTGAAGGTCTACCTGATGCTCTGCCGTCCTGATCGACGCTCGGCGGACGACGTCGTGCGCTGGCTCGACGGCCGGTGGGACGCGCTATCGGGCGGCCAGTATTCGGACGACGACCGCCGCTCGCTGCTTGGGCATGTGCGCACGCTGATGTCGCTGAAGAACGTGCCGGCGACGCCGGAGGACGCGAACCTCGTGCGCTCGGCGCGTGCGAAGGCCGCGCAGATCCCGCTCGTCACGCGCGTGCTGCAGCACATCCATGCGCAGGGGCTGCCGCAGCAGGTCAACGACATCTCGCTGTCGCGCGCGGCGGGCTTCGAGGCGTCGATGAGCCTGCGCATGCGCAGCAACGTGCCGTCGACGGACACCGCGGTCTCCGGCTGGTTCACGCGCGCCGGCTACACGGATGTGTTCCTGCCGCGCCTGCAGAAGAGCGCGCGCGCGATGCTCGAGGAGGAGAGCTGGGTGCTGCGCGACGAGACGCTGTCGGGCAACAGCTTCCAGATCGACGGACTCGTGCAGAAGCTCGCCGATTCGGCGCGCAACCAGTTCCTTCAGGATTACATCTCCGCATGGCAGAACTTCCTGAACGACGTGACGGTGCGCGGCGTGACGGGCCTCGACGACGCGTCGCAGCTCGCGGCCGCGATGATGGAGGCGCAATCGCCGCTCGCGAACCTGCTGCGCTTCGCCGCGCGCGAGACGACGCTCACGGGCGCGAGCGACGAGGGCAACATCGACAGCTGGATCGATCGCCAGAAGTACCGCTTCGAGAAGGGGCGGCGGCAGATCGTCGGCGAGCTGAGCGGGCAGCATTACCGCACGGTGCTGCTGCCGGAGCACGTGGTCGAGGAGCACTTCCAGGCGATCCGCCAGCTCGCCGCGCAGTTGAACCGCAACAACACGATTGCGAACAATCCGCTGTCGCGCCTGTTCGAGCCGCTGTACCGGCAGCTCGGGCTCGTCAACGGCGCGCTGCAGGCGGGCCAGGTGCTGCCCGCGCAGTACGACGCGTTCTCGCGGCTCAAGGAGACGGCCGCGCGTCAGCCGGAGCCCGTGCGCGGGATCATGCTCGACCTCGTGAGCAGCGGCAGCACGATGACGACGCGCGAATCGGGCGCGCTGCTCAATCGCGGCGCGGCGGGCGCGACGAAGATGGTCTGCGATCAGGGCTTCACGGGCCGCTATCCGATGCGCCGCAACGCGCAGGCGGATGCGGGCGTCGAGGACTTCGAACGATTGTTCAGCGCGCAAGGGCTGATGGCGACGTACTTCCGCGATCACCTCGCCGCGTATGTCGACACGTCCGCGAAGCCGTGGCAGGCGCTGCGCTCGAACGGCGGGCCGAACGGGATGGTCAGTCAGTCCGTCCTGAACTCGTACGAGACGGCAGATCGCATCCGCGGCGCGATGCTCGACGATTCGGGGCACCTGCGCGTGTCGACCGTGCTGCGCTTCATCGACATGGATTCGCAGTTGTCCGAAGCGCAGTTGAGCGTCGCCGGCCAGACAGTGCGCTTCGCGCACGGCGTGACGTCGCCGCACCGGGTCGACTGGACCAATCAGAACACGCAGCTCGCGATCAAGCTGCAGCTGAAGTCCGTCGACGGCCGGATGACGACGCTGCAGTTCGACGGGCCGTGGGCGCTGTTCCGCTTCTTCGACGCGGGACAGGCGGTGGGCGGCACGGGCACGGCGGACCGGCGCGAGCGGCTCTATCAGACGAGCCTCGGCACGGTCCGGATCGAATGGCAGGCGCTCACGCTGCCGTCGCCGATATGGTCGGGCATCCTGCAGTCGTTCAGGTGTCCGTCGTGA
- a CDS encoding DUF6277 family protein: protein MIDPKEIFAACNNAHQYGQDASGSMAKPFMDSIPNLSTASSSNASNLIGNVQEVGSKMLEHMSSIKSAVDKQVMIHQDNQQRQKTYDFNVDMRDLRPTNAVGFPEEMPSIFFAPFRTGK, encoded by the coding sequence ATGATTGATCCGAAGGAAATCTTCGCCGCATGCAACAACGCGCACCAGTACGGGCAGGACGCGAGCGGCTCGATGGCCAAGCCGTTCATGGATTCGATCCCGAATCTGTCGACGGCGTCGTCGAGCAACGCGAGCAACCTGATCGGCAACGTGCAGGAGGTCGGCTCGAAGATGCTCGAGCACATGTCGTCGATCAAGTCGGCGGTCGACAAGCAAGTGATGATCCATCAGGACAACCAGCAGCGTCAGAAGACCTACGACTTCAACGTCGACATGCGGGACCTGCGCCCGACCAACGCGGTCGGTTTCCCGGAGGAGATGCCGTCGATCTTCTTCGCGCCGTTCAGGACCGGCAAGTGA
- the icmH gene encoding type IVB secretion system protein IcmH/DotU, which produces MLDRAAANPDLVTRVPTLSSLTSAAMTSSAVSTTGTTNVAASGGAASGMGVPGAYPAADVPHADGAPRNPAVLQFPVPGGAHAPADARDAAPVVYSAQGEQAAIMKAGLQQASWNNPFVSHALPAVLQLQRHLAAGPLNQAAIRTQLGLEVRLYRERLAGSGCEWEQIRDASYLLCTYLDETVNDSAREHSQVVYDGERSLLVEFHDDAWGGEDAFADLSRWMKADQPPIPLLSFYELILSLGWQGRYRVLDRGDVLLQDLRSQLHALIWHHVPPEPLGTDLATPAKRRRSWWTAGRAAAVALGVLVLAYGAISLWLDSQGRPIRNALAAWMPPTRTINIAETLPPPLPQILTEGWLTAYKHPQGWLLVFKSDGAFDVGKAKVRPDFMHNIERLGLAFAPWPGDLEVIGHTDSRPIRTSEFPDNQALSEARARTVADELRATALPGGARAPENAVQRNIEYSGRGDAQPIDTAKTAAAYERNRRVDVLWKVIPDGASQPGRSLNLQQPEKPGQVPMRPAMPEGVEIAPEGQLPYATTEITTATPTTMPTTKQAPTPVPTPAPTPATGPTTEGRQP; this is translated from the coding sequence ATGCTCGATCGCGCGGCGGCGAATCCGGATCTCGTGACGCGCGTTCCGACGCTGTCGTCGCTGACCAGCGCGGCGATGACGAGCTCCGCCGTATCGACCACCGGCACGACGAACGTGGCTGCGTCGGGTGGCGCTGCGTCGGGCATGGGCGTGCCGGGCGCATATCCGGCCGCCGACGTGCCGCATGCCGACGGTGCGCCCCGCAATCCGGCGGTGCTGCAATTTCCGGTGCCGGGCGGCGCGCATGCGCCTGCCGACGCGCGGGACGCGGCACCCGTCGTCTACAGCGCGCAGGGCGAGCAGGCCGCGATCATGAAGGCGGGCCTGCAGCAGGCGAGCTGGAACAATCCGTTCGTGTCGCACGCGCTGCCCGCCGTGCTGCAGTTGCAGCGGCATCTCGCGGCCGGGCCGCTCAATCAGGCCGCGATTCGCACGCAGCTCGGGCTCGAAGTGCGGCTCTACCGCGAGCGGCTCGCCGGCTCCGGCTGCGAATGGGAGCAGATCCGCGATGCGTCGTACCTGTTGTGCACGTATCTCGACGAGACCGTCAACGATTCGGCGCGCGAGCATTCGCAGGTCGTCTATGACGGCGAGCGCAGTCTGCTCGTCGAGTTTCACGACGACGCATGGGGCGGCGAGGATGCGTTCGCCGACCTGTCGCGCTGGATGAAGGCGGACCAGCCGCCGATTCCGCTTCTGTCGTTCTACGAACTGATCCTGTCGCTCGGCTGGCAGGGGCGCTACCGCGTGCTCGACCGCGGCGACGTGCTGCTGCAGGATCTGCGCTCGCAACTGCACGCGCTGATCTGGCATCACGTGCCGCCCGAGCCGCTCGGCACCGATCTCGCGACGCCCGCGAAACGGCGCCGTTCGTGGTGGACGGCCGGCCGCGCGGCGGCCGTCGCGCTCGGCGTGCTCGTGCTCGCGTACGGCGCGATCAGCCTCTGGCTCGATTCGCAGGGGCGGCCGATCCGCAACGCGCTCGCCGCGTGGATGCCGCCGACGCGCACGATCAACATCGCCGAGACGCTGCCGCCGCCGCTGCCGCAGATCCTCACCGAAGGGTGGCTCACCGCGTACAAGCATCCGCAGGGATGGCTGCTCGTGTTCAAGAGCGACGGCGCGTTCGACGTCGGCAAGGCGAAGGTCCGGCCGGACTTCATGCACAACATCGAGCGGCTCGGCCTCGCGTTCGCGCCCTGGCCGGGCGACCTCGAGGTGATCGGCCACACCGATTCGCGGCCGATCCGCACGAGCGAGTTCCCGGACAACCAGGCGCTGTCGGAGGCGCGGGCGCGCACGGTGGCCGACGAGCTGCGCGCGACCGCGCTGCCGGGCGGCGCGCGTGCGCCGGAGAACGCGGTGCAGCGCAACATCGAGTATTCGGGGCGCGGCGACGCGCAACCGATCGACACCGCGAAGACGGCCGCCGCGTACGAGCGCAACCGCCGCGTCGACGTGCTGTGGAAGGTGATTCCAGACGGTGCGTCGCAACCGGGCCGCAGCCTGAATCTGCAGCAGCCGGAGAAGCCCGGCCAAGTGCCGATGCGTCCGGCGATGCCGGAAGGCGTCGAGATCGCGCCTGAAGGGCAATTGCCGTATGCGACCACGGAGATCACGACCGCGACGCCGACCACGATGCCAACCACGAAGCAAGCACCGACACCGGTGCCGACACCAGCACCGACGCCAGCAACGGGACCGACCACGGAGGGCCGTCAGCCATGA